The Corynebacterium suranareeae genome window below encodes:
- a CDS encoding demethylmenaquinone methyltransferase, which yields MAKADLDKDPFDVASMFDAVGKNYDLTNTVLSFGQDRVWRKRTRQRLDLKPGEKVLDLAAGTAVSTVELAKSGAFCVACDFSQGMLAAGKDRDVSKVVGDGMRLPFADNSFDAVTISYGLRNIHDFRAGLREMARVTKPGGRLTVAEFSTPVIPVFGTVYKEYLMRLLPQVARAVSSNPEAYIYLADSIRAWPSQAELAREINQNGWQDCGWQNLTFGIVALHSAIKP from the coding sequence GTGGCTAAGGCAGATTTAGACAAGGACCCCTTCGATGTGGCATCAATGTTTGATGCCGTCGGAAAAAATTATGATCTCACCAACACGGTGCTTTCCTTTGGTCAGGATCGGGTGTGGCGCAAACGTACCCGCCAGCGCCTGGATTTAAAACCCGGGGAGAAGGTACTTGATCTTGCTGCAGGAACAGCTGTTTCCACAGTTGAGCTAGCTAAGTCCGGCGCATTTTGTGTGGCGTGTGATTTCTCCCAGGGCATGCTTGCAGCTGGTAAAGACAGAGACGTGTCCAAAGTTGTTGGCGATGGCATGCGGTTGCCGTTTGCTGATAACAGCTTCGATGCCGTGACCATCTCTTATGGGTTGCGCAATATCCATGATTTCCGCGCCGGGCTACGGGAAATGGCACGTGTGACCAAACCAGGTGGGCGTCTAACAGTCGCGGAGTTTTCTACCCCGGTGATCCCGGTGTTCGGCACCGTGTACAAGGAATACTTGATGCGTTTGCTACCGCAGGTAGCCCGCGCAGTGTCTTCAAATCCGGAGGCGTATATCTACCTAGCGGATTCTATTCGCGCATGGCCTAGCCAGGCTGAACTTGCCCGCGAAATCAACCAAAACGGTTGGCAGGATTGCGGATGGCAAAACCTTACCTTCGGCATTGTGGCTTTGCACTCCGCGATTAAACCCTAA